Genomic DNA from Pseudomonas fitomaticsae:
GATACGCTCGCCCGGTGATTGCAGCGATGGCGTATGGAACAAGTGGTGGATTTGCGGGTGTTGGGCGATATCGCGGCTGTCGAGCAACGCCAACAGGTTGGCGAAGTTGAACAACCCGGATCGGCTGCTCAGGCCAAGCGCGCTGGCCTGGGTTTCCATTTGCTGCAGCGTTGGCCAGCGCTGGATCAGGGTTTCTCCGACATGGAATCGGGGAAAGTGCTTCAACAGATGCGTATCCAGATCCAGCAGCGCTCGGCGCCGATCAACCTGATCCAGCGCCGCGTTCTGTTCGGGGTTAAGGCAATAAGGGACAGGCAGCACCGGACACTCGGCCTGCCGAAGCCGATGGATGTGCCAGGCATCGTTGACGCAGTCCGCCGTCACCACACAGGTCAAGGGCCCGAACAAACGCTGATCGCCACTGGCATACAGCGCATGCACCACTGCGGCGTCGGCCAGCCGCAACAGCGCCGATTGCCCGGCCGGCAATTCGACACTCAGCAGTTTGCACAGGTGTTCGCCAACGCTGTGCATCGGCGCGCAGCTGAACAACAGCACGCCCCACTCTTGCGCCGCGTGTTGCAGGAAGAACCGAGCCAATGGCTCGTCAGCCCGCTCGATGGCC
This window encodes:
- a CDS encoding DUF4123 domain-containing protein; the encoded protein is MSLLTGLPDDLPWTRQQAFLLLDGATISDLPARLKQISPSVSTYALYDQPPFAALRDLSPLLVAIERADEPLARFFLQHAAQEWGVLLFSCAPMHSVGEHLCKLLSVELPAGQSALLRLADAAVVHALYASGDQRLFGPLTCVVTADCVNDAWHIHRLRQAECPVLPVPYCLNPEQNAALDQVDRRRALLDLDTHLLKHFPRFHVGETLIQRWPTLQQMETQASALGLSSRSGLFNFANLLALLDSRDIAQHPQIHHLFHTPSLQSPGERIALAVDVAQRWASQRQRP